CGCCGACGAGCTCGGCATCAGCAGGAACACCGTCAAACGCTACCTGCGCCAGGGCGGCTGGGCACCCTACGCGAGCCCGCAGCGCAGCAAGTCGCTGGAAGGGCTGGAGGAATGGCTGAAGGCGCGCTTCCTGCAGCATGCCGGCAACGCCGCCGTGGTCCTGCAGGACCTGCAGCTAGAGCACGGCATCACGGTCAGCCTGCGCACGGTGGAACGCGCCTGCGCGCCGTTCCGCCAGGCACTGGCCGCCGAAGCCAAGGCCACGGTGAGGTTCGAGACGCCGCCCGGGAAGCAGCTGCAGATCGACTTTGGCAGCCGCCACATCACCATCAATGGGGAGTCGGTCAAGGTCTTCCTGTTTGTCGCCACCCTGGGCTACTCCCGCCGCCTCTACGTCCGTGCCTTCCGGCACGAGCGGCAGTCGGCGTGGTTCGCCGGCCTGGAGGGCGCCTTCCGCCACTTTGGCGGGGTGCCAGAGCAGGTGCTGCTGGATAACGCCCGGGCGCTGGTCGACCACCACAACGCGGCGACCCGCGAGGTCGTGTTCAACGAGCGGCTGGCAGCCTTTGCCCGTTACTGGGGGTTCCGGCCGGTGGCCTGTGCGCCGTACCGCGCCCGTACCAAGGGCAAGGACGAGCGAGGCGTTGGCTACGTGAAGCGTAATGCTATCGCCGGCCGGACCTTCGCCGCCTGGGCGGCGATGGAGACCCACCTGAGCTGGTGGATGCGCGAGATCGCCGACCAGCGGGTCCACGGCACCACCGGAGAGCTGCCGGCGGTGCGCTTCATCGCCGAACAGGCCAGCCTGCAGCCGCTCAAAGACAGGGCGCCCTTCGAGCAGGCCCGTGAACTGAGCCGCCGGGTACAGCGCGACGCCACCGTGGAGGTCGACACCAACCGCTACAGCGTGCCCTGGCGCCTGATCGGCGAACCCGTTCAGGTCAGCGTGACCGACGGCGAACTGCGGGTACATCACGCTGGCCGCGAGGTAGCCCGCCACCCGGAGCTGGGCGGGCGCCGCCAGGTGCGCTGCCTGTCGGAGCACCTGCAAGGCATCGTCGGCTACCGATCACCCAAGGCGGACACCGAGGAGGTCGTG
The Halomonas sp. H10-9-1 DNA segment above includes these coding regions:
- the istA gene encoding IS21 family transposase — translated: MKKSGYNVPHTQVRGEPMQSPEDVAAMLRLKACGWGTKRIADELGISRNTVKRYLRQGGWAPYASPQRSKSLEGLEEWLKARFLQHAGNAAVVLQDLQLEHGITVSLRTVERACAPFRQALAAEAKATVRFETPPGKQLQIDFGSRHITINGESVKVFLFVATLGYSRRLYVRAFRHERQSAWFAGLEGAFRHFGGVPEQVLLDNARALVDHHNAATREVVFNERLAAFARYWGFRPVACAPYRARTKGKDERGVGYVKRNAIAGRTFAAWAAMETHLSWWMREIADQRVHGTTGELPAVRFIAEQASLQPLKDRAPFEQARELSRRVQRDATVEVDTNRYSVPWRLIGEPVQVSVTDGELRVHHAGREVARHPELGGRRQVRCLSEHLQGIVGYRSPKADTEEVVAPSEIVATLPPAALQRDLTEYEAVVGGGW